A genomic window from Nicotiana sylvestris chromosome 11, ASM39365v2, whole genome shotgun sequence includes:
- the LOC104249063 gene encoding protein SHI RELATED SEQUENCE 5-like — MSWFFGLGGGKEQEREELATNNLLLFKNEEIYNKGFKLWQQLQQQRQQQNHQNQEQDHVDFSICVGPASSSKPSNNSSNSCRSLGFRVMNMRGGGSSSGDQGNVNCQDCGNQAKKDCPHSRCRTCCRGRGFQCQTHVKSTWVPAARRRERQQQFSENHPKRPRDNISGSSLAYTRLPTTSSGLEVGSHFPPEVSSPAVFRCVKVSGVEDAEQHYAYQTAVNIGGHIFKGMLYDQGPDQSRYSSSGGGAGESSSQPLNFIAGATAAASSQQQQGVSIAMFDPASIYPNHQLSAFMAGTQFFPPPRP, encoded by the exons ATGTCTTGGTTTTTCGGTCTAGGTGGGGGGAAAGAGCAAGAACGAGAAGAATTAGCTACTAATAATTTGTTGCTGTTCAAGAACGAAGAGATCTACAACAAGGGTTTCAAGCTATGGCAACAGTTGCAACAACAAAGACAAcaacaaaatcatcaaaatcaagAGCAAGATCATGTGGATTTCTCTATCTGCGTGGGTCCAGCTAGTAGTAGTAAACCTAGTAATAACAGCAGTAATTCTTGTAGATCATTAGGGTTTAGGGTTATGAATATGAGGGGAGGAGGCAGTAGCAGTGGAGATCAAGGGAATGTGAATTGCCAAGATTGTGGGAATCAAGCTAAGAAAGATTGCCCACATTCGAGGTGTAGAACTTGCTGTAGGGGTAGAGGCTTTCAGTGTCAAACGCATGTTAAAAGTACCTGGGTTCCTGCAGCTAGAAGGCGTGAAAGGCAACAACAATTTTCAGAAAATCATCCCAAAAGGCCAAGAGACAATATCTCTGGTTCCTCTCTTGCCTACACTCGTTTACCCACTACCTCTTCAG GGTTAGAGGTGGGTAGTCATTTTCCTCCAGAAGTGAGTTCGCCAGCTGTATTCCGCTGCGTAAAAGTGAGTGGAGTCGAAGATGCAGAACAGCATTATGCTTATCAAACAGCTGTGAATATTGGAGGCCACATTTTCAAAGGAATGCTTTATGACCAAGGCCCTGATCAGAGTCGCTATAGTAGTAGTGGAGGAGGTGCAGGAGAGAGCTCATCGCAACCGCTTAATTTCATCGCCGGCGCCACAGCCGCCGCAAGTAGCCAACAGCAGCAGGGCGTTTCCATTGCTATGTTTGATCCAGCTTCCATATATCCAAATCATCAACTTTCTGCTTTCATGGCTGGTACGCAATTCTTTCCACCGCCAAGACCTTAA